A genomic region of Chitinimonas arctica contains the following coding sequences:
- a CDS encoding DUF350 domain-containing protein, with product MDLLKLDYILASLVYSLLGIAVFWLSFIIIDKLTPYDLWKNLVEERNQALATVVGAMCLGVAIIVASAIH from the coding sequence ATGGACCTACTGAAACTCGACTACATTTTGGCCTCGCTGGTCTATTCCCTGCTGGGCATAGCGGTGTTCTGGCTGTCCTTTATCATCATCGACAAGCTGACGCCCTACGATCTGTGGAAAAACCTGGTCGAAGAACGCAACCAAGCGCTGGCCACCGTAGTCGGCGCCATGTGTTTGGGTGTGGCCATTATCGTAGCCTCGGCAATCCACTAG
- a CDS encoding DUF4178 domain-containing protein, producing MAVCGFCRSTLVRHDADLENLGKMAELAEDRSPFKLRFRGAYRKVGFELIGRLQLAYEDGFWNEWYARFDDGRLGWLSEGSGLCYVTFEKTLKTALPPLASFTPGMTAKLDGESFTVSNIEHAHAVAVEGELPFKATPGYEAPAVDLRSETRFASLDYSETPPRVYLGAAATLDEVLDPAAPTDTVQVRKTQARAFKCTSCGAPLSARGPETLAVGCGHCGSVIDPNDANLAIISRVKGILDQPSLPMGSQGKLRGRSYTVIGYLKRVTVIDSLSYYWNEYLLHAPDAGYAWLVESQGHWNLAKPVSRQPTATWGARSSVEFLNRKYKHFQKCQAEVCQVLGEFTWRVAVGESVQVHDFISPPYLLSAEFSKKELSWTLSEYLPGTEVSEAFKPAKPLPAAVGVAANQPSPTSHGRYWLAFGAFCLLAVVLQLIFSSVAAQRKIWEGDLSIPANATEGSLDTPPIRIERTGNLEIRQSAPLQNRWLYTDLALINRSNGDTIRLGRELSYYSGVDSDGSWTEGSQGDDALLAEVPAGDYVLQVDAETEAKPEDLTAHIMLVRDVPIWSNFWLLLFGLSIVPLLAWWRSQRFEIRRWAESDYPLVSGGDDD from the coding sequence ATGGCTGTCTGCGGCTTTTGCCGGAGTACCCTGGTACGGCACGATGCCGACCTGGAAAACCTGGGCAAGATGGCGGAACTGGCGGAAGACCGTAGTCCGTTCAAGCTGCGTTTTCGCGGCGCCTATCGCAAGGTCGGCTTCGAGTTGATCGGCCGCCTGCAACTGGCTTACGAGGATGGCTTCTGGAACGAGTGGTATGCCCGCTTCGACGACGGCCGCCTGGGCTGGCTGTCGGAAGGGTCCGGGCTTTGTTACGTCACCTTCGAAAAAACCCTCAAGACCGCCTTGCCGCCCTTGGCGTCCTTTACCCCTGGCATGACAGCCAAGCTCGACGGCGAGAGTTTCACGGTCAGCAATATCGAGCATGCCCACGCCGTGGCGGTCGAAGGCGAATTGCCTTTCAAGGCCACGCCCGGCTACGAAGCACCAGCGGTCGATCTGCGCTCCGAAACCCGCTTCGCCAGCCTCGACTACAGTGAAACGCCGCCCCGCGTTTATCTGGGCGCGGCCGCCACGCTGGACGAAGTGCTCGATCCGGCCGCGCCGACCGACACCGTCCAGGTGCGCAAAACCCAGGCGCGCGCGTTCAAATGCACCAGTTGCGGCGCGCCCTTGTCGGCCCGAGGTCCGGAAACGCTGGCGGTAGGTTGCGGCCACTGCGGCTCGGTGATCGATCCGAACGACGCCAACCTGGCCATCATCAGCCGCGTCAAGGGCATATTGGACCAGCCCTCCCTGCCCATGGGCAGCCAGGGCAAGCTGCGCGGCCGTAGTTATACCGTCATCGGCTATCTGAAGCGCGTCACGGTTATCGACAGCCTTAGCTACTACTGGAACGAGTACCTGCTGCACGCGCCGGATGCCGGCTATGCCTGGCTGGTCGAATCACAGGGCCACTGGAACCTGGCCAAGCCGGTCAGCCGCCAACCCACTGCAACTTGGGGAGCACGGTCCAGCGTCGAATTCCTGAATCGCAAGTACAAACACTTCCAGAAGTGCCAGGCCGAGGTCTGCCAAGTGCTGGGCGAATTTACCTGGCGGGTCGCAGTCGGTGAGAGCGTGCAGGTGCATGACTTTATCTCGCCGCCTTACCTGCTGTCGGCCGAGTTCAGCAAAAAGGAGTTGAGCTGGACCCTGTCCGAATACCTCCCCGGCACGGAAGTGAGCGAGGCCTTCAAGCCGGCCAAGCCATTGCCAGCCGCGGTCGGTGTGGCGGCAAACCAACCCAGTCCGACTAGCCACGGTCGGTATTGGCTGGCCTTTGGCGCTTTTTGCCTGCTGGCGGTGGTACTGCAGCTGATCTTCAGCAGCGTGGCTGCCCAGCGCAAGATATGGGAAGGCGATCTATCCATCCCGGCCAATGCGACGGAAGGCAGCCTGGACACCCCGCCCATCCGCATCGAGCGTACCGGCAACCTGGAAATACGGCAGTCGGCCCCGCTGCAAAACCGCTGGCTCTACACCGACCTGGCTTTGATCAACCGAAGCAATGGCGACACCATCCGCCTGGGCCGGGAATTGAGCTATTACAGTGGCGTGGATAGCGATGGCAGTTGGACCGAAGGCAGCCAGGGCGACGACGCCTTGCTGGCGGAGGTACCGGCGGGCGATTATGTGCTGCAAGTCGACGCCGAAACCGAGGCCAAGCCGGAGGACCTGACCGCCCACATCATGCTGGTGCGCGACGTCCCCATCTGGAGCAATTTCTGGCTATTGTTGTTTGGACTGTCCATCGTGCCCCTGCTGGCCTGGTGGCGCAGCCAGAGATTCGAGATCCGGCGCTGGGCCGAGAGCGATTACCCGCTAGTCAGCGGGGGAGACGACGACTGA
- a CDS encoding Fic family protein, translated as MTEAELLQVLARGEDSRHQFKRDETNADSVAAELAAFSNSGGGKLFLGVADDCSVTGLDAAAVRRLNQLIGNAASQHVRPPVHPQTENVQTAQEMVIVVTVPDGLSKPYVDHRGRIWVKQGADKRHVTAREEMQRMFQRAGLVYADVVPVAGTSVADIDDETFRAYFSRRYNQHPKFAGQDQAQMLQNLGLGDGRELNLAGLLLFGQQPQRYRPAFEVKAVSFPGTALYDTRYLDSEDIDGTLLEQYQRSFAFFRRNLRHVQGQRGFNTLGQLEIPELVLEELLVNAMIHRDYFTSASIRLMVFADRVEIISPGHLPDSLNTEAIRHGATNRRNPTLTEHAVHILPYRGLGTGIPRALQGWPDIELIDEVDANQFKVVVRRPQPHIQVIVPSSIGSANTVRTPTPWDTGEVTGEVTGEVEGLLSVMQGEMKRVDIQAALGLRHEDHFREAYLRPALEGGFIEMTIPDKPKSSQQKYRLTPAGTAWLAQRKSGDDSM; from the coding sequence ATGACCGAGGCCGAGCTGCTGCAAGTGCTGGCGCGTGGCGAAGACAGCCGCCATCAGTTCAAGCGTGACGAAACCAACGCCGACAGCGTGGCCGCGGAGCTGGCCGCATTCTCCAACAGTGGCGGGGGCAAATTGTTCCTTGGCGTGGCGGATGACTGTTCCGTCACCGGCCTCGACGCCGCAGCAGTTCGGCGGCTAAATCAGCTTATCGGCAACGCCGCCAGCCAGCATGTGCGCCCGCCCGTGCATCCGCAAACGGAAAATGTACAGACGGCACAGGAGATGGTCATCGTGGTAACCGTGCCCGACGGCCTCTCCAAGCCCTATGTGGACCACCGGGGCCGCATTTGGGTGAAGCAGGGCGCGGACAAGCGGCATGTCACGGCACGTGAAGAGATGCAGCGCATGTTCCAGCGTGCAGGATTGGTCTATGCGGATGTGGTCCCTGTGGCCGGCACTTCGGTTGCCGACATCGACGACGAGACCTTCCGGGCCTATTTCAGCCGTCGCTATAACCAACACCCGAAATTTGCCGGCCAAGACCAGGCACAAATGCTACAGAACCTGGGTTTGGGCGACGGACGCGAGCTGAACTTGGCAGGGTTGCTGCTATTTGGCCAACAGCCGCAACGCTACCGACCAGCCTTCGAGGTCAAGGCAGTATCCTTCCCCGGCACTGCCCTATACGACACGCGTTATCTGGACAGCGAAGACATCGACGGTACATTGTTGGAGCAATATCAGCGCAGCTTCGCCTTCTTCCGGCGTAACCTGCGCCACGTACAGGGCCAGCGAGGATTCAATACCCTGGGCCAGCTGGAAATTCCCGAGCTGGTTCTGGAAGAGCTGCTGGTCAACGCAATGATCCACCGAGACTACTTCACCAGTGCCTCGATCCGCCTGATGGTGTTTGCCGACCGGGTAGAGATAATCAGCCCCGGCCACCTGCCCGACAGCCTGAACACCGAGGCAATCCGCCACGGTGCCACCAATCGCCGCAACCCGACACTCACCGAACATGCCGTGCATATTCTGCCTTACCGTGGGCTAGGTACGGGCATACCCCGCGCCTTGCAGGGCTGGCCCGACATCGAATTGATCGATGAGGTGGATGCGAACCAGTTCAAGGTTGTTGTACGTAGACCGCAGCCGCATATTCAGGTAATCGTGCCCTCAAGTATTGGCTCGGCAAATACCGTACGTACGCCCACCCCCTGGGACACCGGGGAAGTCACCGGGGAAGTCACCGGGGAAGTTGAGGGACTGCTATCCGTAATGCAGGGAGAGATGAAACGCGTGGACATACAGGCCGCGCTAGGACTACGGCACGAAGACCACTTCCGCGAGGCTTATCTGCGTCCCGCACTGGAAGGCGGATTCATTGAAATGACCATCCCGGACAAACCCAAAAGCAGCCAGCAGAAATATCGACTTACACCTGCGGGCACGGCTTGGTTGGCACAAAGGAAGTCGGGCGATGATTCGATGTAA
- a CDS encoding error-prone DNA polymerase: protein MLPDYAELHCLSNFSFQRGASHAEELVERAQALGYRALAITDECSLAGIVRAHVAAKEAGLALIVGSEFTLVDGLRLVLLAPDREAYGDLSSLISLGRRQADKGSYRLDRADVARLGGRLLALWLPPAAPHAGDGDWLRACFPDRAWLAVELLQGPADQARLAALSRLAAACRLPCVASGDVHMHLRSRRVLQDLLTAIRLGRPVAQCGQALFPNGERHLRARPALALLYPAAMLAETVRIAERCHFSLDSLRYEYPDELVPAGYTASQYLAELTEAGFRERYPQGVPSRVRQQVADELALIAELGYEHYFLTVDDIVRFARSRDILCQGRGSAANSAVCYVLGITAVDPSRMNMLFGRFLSRERSEPPDIDVDFEHDRREEVIQYLYRKYGRERAALTATVITYRPRSAMRDVGRALGIAEEQLDRLAKTLAWWDKRTELPARLAEAGFDPDSRQVQLLLKLVMLLLRFPRHLSQHVGGFVFSRGPLARLVPIENAAMPERTVIQWDKDDLDSVGLLKVDVLALGMLSAIRRSLALVSAIRQAPFRLGDIPAEDPLVYAMLGQADTVGVFQVESRAQMSMLPRLKPVDFYDLVIEVAIVRPGPIQGGMVHPYLRRRQGLEIPEVHSKEVAAVLDRTLGIPIFQEQVMQLAVVAAGFTAGEADQLRRSMAAWRRTGKLEPFRDKLTSGMLQNGYSAEFAQRIFSQIQGFSEYGFPESHAASFALLVYASAWLKRHEPAAFLCSLLNAWPMGFYSPSQLVQDAQRHGVTVLPVDILCSDWECSLEDLPLPGASPLDRPQPSVRLGLRLIKGLSQAAGERIAQLRGTGIGDLANLQRQAQLDKRELNALAAAGALGSLAGHRRSALWQVSGLQVQEGLLAELPGEEAAVTLPAPTVGQDIVADYASMGLTLGPHPLSLLRARLTSQHLLSAAEILQQPPNATARAAGLVVGRQRPDTATGVTFVTLEDETGNVNVIVWRELAEHQRKELLGARLLLVYGQIQREGNVVHLLAKRLVDRSEWLGELGVKSRDFH from the coding sequence ATGCTGCCCGACTACGCCGAACTGCACTGCCTATCCAACTTCAGCTTCCAGCGCGGCGCCTCGCATGCCGAAGAGCTGGTCGAGCGCGCCCAGGCGCTCGGCTACCGCGCGCTCGCCATTACCGACGAGTGCTCCCTGGCCGGCATCGTGCGCGCCCATGTCGCTGCCAAGGAGGCGGGCCTGGCCTTGATCGTCGGGAGTGAATTCACTTTGGTGGACGGCTTGCGGCTGGTGTTGCTGGCGCCCGACCGGGAAGCCTATGGCGATCTCTCCAGCCTGATCAGCCTGGGCCGGCGCCAAGCCGACAAAGGCAGCTACCGGCTGGATCGGGCCGACGTCGCCCGCCTGGGCGGACGCTTGCTGGCACTGTGGCTACCGCCGGCGGCACCGCATGCCGGCGATGGCGACTGGCTGCGCGCATGCTTCCCCGACCGCGCCTGGCTGGCGGTGGAATTGCTCCAAGGGCCCGCCGACCAGGCCCGCCTGGCCGCGCTGTCCCGGCTGGCCGCCGCCTGCCGGCTGCCCTGCGTGGCCAGCGGCGATGTCCATATGCACCTCCGTTCCCGCCGGGTCCTGCAGGATCTGCTGACGGCCATCCGGCTGGGACGGCCGGTCGCCCAATGCGGCCAGGCCTTGTTTCCCAACGGCGAACGCCATCTGCGCGCCCGCCCTGCCCTGGCCCTGCTCTACCCGGCCGCCATGCTGGCCGAAACCGTCCGTATCGCCGAACGCTGTCACTTTTCATTGGACAGCCTGCGCTACGAGTACCCGGATGAGCTGGTACCGGCCGGCTACACGGCCAGCCAGTACTTGGCCGAGCTGACCGAGGCCGGCTTTCGCGAACGCTACCCGCAAGGGGTGCCGAGCCGGGTCCGGCAGCAGGTGGCCGATGAACTGGCCCTGATTGCCGAGCTGGGCTACGAACACTATTTTTTGACCGTCGACGATATCGTCCGCTTTGCCCGCAGCCGCGACATCCTCTGCCAGGGCCGCGGCTCGGCGGCCAACTCGGCGGTGTGCTACGTCCTGGGCATTACCGCGGTCGATCCCAGCCGCATGAATATGCTGTTCGGCCGCTTCCTATCGCGCGAACGCAGCGAGCCGCCCGATATCGACGTGGATTTCGAACATGACCGGCGCGAGGAGGTGATCCAGTACCTGTACCGCAAATACGGCCGCGAACGGGCCGCCCTGACCGCCACCGTGATCACCTATCGGCCGCGCAGCGCCATGCGCGACGTGGGCAGGGCCTTGGGGATCGCCGAGGAGCAACTGGACCGGCTGGCCAAGACGCTCGCCTGGTGGGACAAACGGACCGAACTGCCGGCGCGCCTGGCCGAAGCGGGCTTCGACCCGGACAGCCGGCAGGTACAACTGCTCCTCAAGCTGGTCATGCTATTGCTGCGCTTCCCCCGCCATCTTTCCCAGCATGTGGGTGGTTTTGTGTTTTCGCGCGGACCGCTGGCGCGGCTGGTCCCCATCGAGAATGCCGCCATGCCGGAACGTACCGTGATCCAGTGGGATAAGGACGATCTGGACTCGGTCGGCCTGCTCAAGGTCGATGTGCTGGCATTGGGCATGCTCAGCGCCATCCGCCGCAGCCTGGCACTGGTATCCGCCATCCGGCAGGCGCCCTTCCGCCTGGGCGACATCCCGGCCGAGGACCCCCTCGTCTACGCCATGCTCGGCCAAGCCGATACGGTGGGCGTCTTCCAGGTGGAATCGCGAGCCCAGATGTCCATGCTGCCCCGCCTCAAGCCGGTCGATTTCTACGACCTGGTGATCGAGGTGGCCATCGTCCGGCCCGGCCCCATCCAGGGCGGCATGGTGCATCCCTATCTGCGTCGGCGCCAGGGACTGGAAATACCGGAAGTGCATAGCAAGGAAGTCGCCGCGGTGCTGGACCGCACCCTGGGCATCCCCATCTTCCAGGAACAGGTGATGCAGCTGGCGGTGGTGGCGGCCGGCTTCACCGCCGGCGAAGCCGATCAGTTGCGCCGCTCCATGGCGGCCTGGCGCCGTACCGGCAAGCTGGAGCCCTTCCGCGACAAGCTCACCAGCGGCATGCTGCAGAACGGCTACAGCGCGGAATTCGCCCAGCGCATCTTCAGCCAGATCCAGGGCTTTTCAGAATATGGCTTTCCCGAGTCGCACGCGGCCAGCTTCGCCCTGCTGGTCTATGCCTCGGCCTGGCTCAAGCGCCACGAACCGGCCGCCTTTCTATGCAGCCTGCTCAATGCCTGGCCGATGGGTTTCTATTCCCCCTCGCAGCTGGTCCAGGATGCCCAGCGGCACGGCGTCACGGTATTACCGGTCGATATCCTATGCAGCGATTGGGAATGCAGCCTGGAAGACCTGCCGCTCCCCGGCGCCTCCCCGCTGGATCGGCCCCAGCCCTCGGTACGGCTGGGGCTAAGACTGATCAAGGGACTATCGCAAGCCGCCGGCGAGCGGATCGCCCAGCTACGTGGGACAGGCATCGGCGACCTCGCCAATCTGCAACGCCAGGCACAGCTGGACAAACGCGAGTTGAACGCCCTCGCCGCGGCAGGGGCGCTGGGCAGCCTGGCCGGCCACCGCCGCAGCGCGCTTTGGCAGGTAAGCGGCTTGCAGGTCCAGGAAGGGCTGCTGGCCGAGCTGCCCGGCGAGGAAGCGGCGGTCACCCTGCCCGCCCCCACGGTAGGCCAGGACATCGTCGCCGACTACGCCAGCATGGGACTGACGCTGGGACCGCACCCTCTCAGCCTGCTACGTGCCCGGCTAACAAGCCAGCACTTGCTCAGCGCCGCCGAAATCCTGCAGCAGCCCCCGAATGCCACCGCCCGCGCCGCCGGCCTGGTGGTGGGCCGGCAACGACCGGATACCGCCACCGGTGTCACCTTCGTCACCCTGGAGGACGAAACCGGCAACGTGAACGTGATCGTCTGGCGCGAGCTGGCCGAGCACCAGCGCAAGGAACTGCTGGGCGCCAGGCTGCTACTGGTCTACGGCCAGATCCAGCGCGAGGGGAACGTGGTGCATCTGCTGGCCAAGCGGCTGGTGGACCGCAGCGAATGGCTGGGCGAGCTGGGGGTGAAGAGTCGGGATTTTCATTGA
- a CDS encoding Y-family DNA polymerase, which produces MLWLALHFPSLPLDALALNLTPTQPEPWAVVEAAGRIERVVVCNQAADALGIKAGQRSATAQALAANLRLAPRQPAQEQALLDNLAAWSLQFTPTVCLDPPAGLLLEIGGCLTYFKGLPRLRRLIAKRLAKQGLRARQGIAPTPLLASWLAQLGQAEPILPGQLSPTVLQALPLARLPLSAEIRHGLHALGLRQAGELLSLPRDSLDKRFGPGLSLQLDRALGLRPDPRKHFVAADCFSRRIELNWATDQVEALGFVAKRLLTELAGFLQGRGLGVQQLLFRLQHEDKHSSEFHVGLGKPTRSAEAMLAISRERLARLSLAAPVEGVTLQADRLHRLDGAPLDLFGDAGQAADFDLLHARLVARLGESAVRGLATVDDHRPEYAWQARTRAGPTPPPVQGERPTWLLPEPLPLTSHAGQPWHGGPLRLLDRAERIESGWWDGDTLARDYHQAEDPSGQRYWIYRLRGEGRWFLHGQFA; this is translated from the coding sequence ATGCTGTGGCTAGCGCTGCACTTCCCCTCCCTGCCGCTCGACGCGCTCGCCCTCAACCTTACGCCCACGCAGCCTGAACCGTGGGCGGTGGTGGAAGCGGCGGGACGCATCGAGCGGGTGGTGGTCTGCAATCAAGCGGCCGACGCGCTGGGGATAAAAGCCGGCCAGCGCAGCGCCACGGCGCAGGCACTGGCGGCCAATCTGCGCCTGGCACCGCGTCAGCCCGCCCAGGAACAAGCGCTGCTGGACAACCTGGCGGCCTGGAGCCTGCAGTTCACCCCCACGGTCTGTCTCGATCCACCGGCCGGCTTGCTGCTGGAGATCGGCGGCTGCCTGACCTACTTCAAGGGCCTGCCCCGCTTGCGCCGTTTGATCGCCAAGCGGCTGGCCAAGCAAGGCTTGCGCGCGCGCCAGGGCATCGCCCCCACCCCCTTGCTGGCCAGCTGGCTGGCCCAGCTCGGCCAGGCCGAGCCCATCCTCCCCGGCCAGCTTTCGCCCACGGTCCTGCAAGCCTTGCCGCTAGCCCGCCTGCCCTTGTCCGCCGAAATCCGCCATGGCCTGCATGCCCTGGGCCTGCGCCAGGCCGGCGAATTGCTGTCGCTCCCCCGCGACAGCCTGGACAAGCGCTTTGGCCCGGGTTTGTCATTACAGCTGGATCGCGCCCTGGGCCTGCGGCCAGATCCACGCAAACACTTTGTCGCGGCCGATTGTTTTAGCCGGCGGATCGAACTGAACTGGGCAACCGACCAGGTCGAAGCGCTGGGTTTTGTCGCCAAGCGGCTATTGACCGAACTGGCCGGATTTCTGCAAGGCCGGGGCCTGGGCGTGCAGCAGTTGCTGTTCCGCTTACAGCACGAAGACAAGCACAGCAGCGAATTCCATGTCGGCCTGGGCAAGCCGACCCGGTCGGCCGAAGCCATGCTGGCCATCAGCCGCGAACGACTGGCGCGGCTGAGCCTGGCCGCCCCGGTAGAGGGCGTGACCTTGCAGGCCGATAGGCTGCACCGTCTCGACGGTGCGCCGCTCGATCTGTTCGGCGATGCCGGCCAGGCGGCCGATTTCGACTTGCTGCACGCCCGGCTGGTGGCCCGCCTGGGCGAATCGGCCGTGCGCGGCCTGGCGACGGTGGATGACCATCGACCCGAATACGCGTGGCAAGCCCGGACCCGGGCCGGCCCCACCCCGCCGCCGGTGCAAGGTGAACGGCCGACCTGGCTGCTGCCCGAGCCGCTGCCGTTGACCAGCCATGCCGGCCAGCCCTGGCATGGCGGGCCGCTGCGGCTGCTGGACCGGGCCGAACGGATCGAGTCGGGCTGGTGGGATGGCGACACCCTGGCGCGCGATTACCACCAGGCCGAAGACCCTTCAGGCCAGCGCTACTGGATCTACCGGCTACGCGGCGAAGGCCGCTGGTTCCTGCACGGCCAATTTGCCTGA
- the imuA gene encoding translesion DNA synthesis-associated protein ImuA, with amino-acid sequence MPGGGWPQSSVTELLTSRSGCGELKLLLPALASLTQAGKRVVLVAPPNIPYAPAWQAAGVDLRQLTWLAPASEHDALWAMEQALREPACGAVLGWFEQSLGDRNCRRMQLAAEQGAGCGFVLRQSPPDKTASPFSLRLGIESVAGGVAVQVLKRRGAPAARPVFLPHASLSSGQVHAVASAALPLPAARRARPQPYAHAA; translated from the coding sequence TTGCCGGGCGGCGGCTGGCCACAGTCCAGCGTCACCGAGTTGCTGACCAGCCGCAGTGGCTGCGGTGAACTCAAGCTGCTGCTGCCCGCCCTGGCCAGCCTGACCCAGGCGGGCAAGCGGGTAGTGCTGGTCGCCCCGCCGAACATCCCCTACGCCCCGGCCTGGCAAGCGGCCGGCGTGGACCTGCGCCAGCTTACCTGGCTGGCCCCCGCCAGCGAACATGATGCCTTGTGGGCCATGGAACAGGCCTTGCGCGAGCCCGCCTGCGGCGCGGTACTGGGCTGGTTCGAACAAAGCCTGGGCGATCGCAACTGCCGGCGCATGCAACTGGCCGCCGAACAAGGCGCCGGCTGCGGCTTCGTGCTGCGCCAGAGCCCGCCCGACAAGACCGCCTCGCCCTTCAGCCTGCGCCTGGGCATCGAATCGGTGGCCGGCGGGGTCGCCGTGCAGGTGCTCAAGCGCCGCGGCGCCCCTGCGGCGCGACCGGTTTTCCTGCCCCACGCTTCACTTTCTTCCGGCCAAGTCCATGCTGTGGCTAGCGCTGCACTTCCCCTCCCTGCCGCTCGACGCGCTCGCCCTCAACCTTACGCCCACGCAGCCTGA
- a CDS encoding PQQ-dependent sugar dehydrogenase: MTISGLPGDTEGAVLVTGPGAYSQALTASRTLGPLPLGSYTVTASTLLRDRTPYAAQTPIQTVVVSEQAGASASVVYAAQSNLNLNWRRIAAGLDKPLFLTAPPGDDRLFVVEQTGRILILKNGTPLATPFLDLGNRISSGGERGLLSMAFDPRYANNGHFYVYYTDPQGDIAIHRFTVAAGNPDLANPASDLPILTIPHPVYTNHNGGLLAFGPDGMLYIGSGDGGGAGDPNNQAQNLNSLLGKLLRLDVGAASVAAPYAIPRDNPYLNQPGRRAEIWAHGLRNPWRYAFDDKRLYIADVGQARREEVNVANSNAGGLNYGWNRTEGNLCYGGDPCDKSNLTLPVHEYDHDNGCSITGGYVYRGQAIPELRGRYFYSDYCGGWLKSLVYRTTVGERVDWPVNAVGPIVSFGEDGQRELYALSSDGGSVYRLERR, from the coding sequence TTGACGATCAGCGGCCTGCCCGGCGATACGGAGGGCGCGGTGCTGGTCACCGGCCCAGGTGCATACAGCCAGGCCTTGACGGCCAGCCGCACGCTCGGCCCCTTGCCGCTCGGCAGCTATACGGTGACGGCCAGCACGCTATTGCGCGACCGTACGCCCTATGCGGCACAAACGCCGATCCAGACCGTGGTGGTGAGCGAACAGGCCGGCGCCAGCGCCAGCGTCGTCTATGCCGCGCAGTCCAACCTGAACTTGAACTGGCGGCGCATCGCCGCCGGGCTGGATAAACCGCTGTTCCTGACCGCTCCGCCCGGCGACGATCGCCTGTTCGTCGTCGAACAGACGGGCCGGATTCTGATATTGAAGAACGGCACGCCGCTGGCCACACCCTTCCTCGACCTGGGCAACCGCATCAGCAGCGGGGGCGAGCGGGGCCTGCTGTCCATGGCCTTTGATCCGCGCTATGCGAACAATGGTCATTTCTATGTCTATTACACCGATCCGCAGGGTGATATCGCCATTCACCGCTTTACCGTGGCGGCCGGCAATCCGGACCTGGCCAATCCCGCCAGCGACCTGCCCATCCTGACCATCCCCCACCCGGTTTATACCAATCACAATGGCGGGCTGCTGGCCTTCGGCCCGGATGGCATGCTGTATATCGGTAGCGGTGACGGCGGGGGCGCCGGCGACCCGAACAATCAGGCGCAAAACCTGAATAGCCTGCTGGGCAAGCTGCTGCGCCTGGATGTCGGCGCGGCCAGCGTGGCCGCACCCTATGCCATCCCGCGCGACAATCCCTATCTCAACCAGCCCGGCAGACGTGCCGAGATCTGGGCCCATGGCCTGCGCAATCCGTGGCGCTATGCCTTCGACGACAAGCGCTTGTATATCGCCGATGTCGGCCAGGCGCGGCGCGAGGAGGTGAACGTGGCAAACAGCAATGCCGGCGGGCTCAACTACGGCTGGAATCGTACCGAGGGCAATCTTTGCTACGGTGGCGACCCCTGCGACAAGTCCAACCTCACCTTGCCGGTGCATGAGTACGACCATGACAACGGCTGCTCGATCACCGGGGGCTATGTCTACCGTGGCCAGGCGATACCCGAACTGCGCGGCCGGTATTTCTACTCGGATTATTGCGGTGGCTGGCTGAAGAGCCTGGTCTATCGCACTACCGTCGGCGAGCGGGTCGATTGGCCGGTCAACGCGGTGGGGCCTATCGTCTCATTCGGAGAAGATGGCCAGCGGGAGCTGTATGCGCTGTCCTCGGACGGCGGTAGCGTCTATCGCCTGGAGCGTAGATAA